A stretch of the Papaver somniferum cultivar HN1 chromosome 6, ASM357369v1, whole genome shotgun sequence genome encodes the following:
- the LOC113290295 gene encoding F-box/LRR-repeat protein At4g14103-like: METENSCNSSNDEVDRISKLTETLIHHILSFIDFKYAIQTCVLSKRWRCIWTSLPALNFDSKLYFSGRTCDHKRVLDFVDNVLTLRDSRGSDIQKFHLVCGPFYSRADEFWTSRLHRWIIHVVKANVEDINVHYDSKAVFKVPDCVFMCKSLKSLNLDISCRIILPNSLCLVRLKYLKLKDSSLNNEEQIQKLLSSCPVLEHLELSDVSSNGHINISISSLTLKHFGLHIKYNKLCHNKLRLSAPNLLSFASSSLDFVLLDNVSSLLSADTDVQVKPRNADFPVAYTWQGLEFLEVLRNVKDLTISFLPVEDVRRIPELLQNQPFQFSNLLHFKLRKMSLSPHSMHAIASLLKIMPCIESFTLELPQDRNINEYSDDDESDEGSDSDSDLEPELEPDNDVLTLSLEESPSTYTLKRLKSVEISGLKGSDFELEFIGILLKNAMLLERMVLHHCKPRSSRDKYFYKDNVKKFHQKVMRFPRVSFASKVAFYFFS; this comes from the exons ATGGAAACAGAAAATTCATGCAATTCTTCTAACGATGAAGTAGACAGAATTAGCAAGTTAACAGAAACGCTCATTCATCACATActttcttttattgactttaaGTATGCCATCCAAACCTGTGTGTTGTCAAAGAGATGGAGATGTATCTGGACTTCTCTCCCGGCTTTAAACTTTGATTCGAAGCTATATTTTTCAGGTCGTACATGTGATCACAAACGTGTTCTTGATTTCGTCGATAATGTATTAACTCTCCGTGATAGCAGAGGTTCTGATATTCAAAAGTTTCATCTTGTTTGTGGACCTTTTTATAGTCGAGCTGATGAATTTTGGACCAGTCGTCTTCACAGATGGATAATTCATGTTGTTAAGGCTAATGTTGAAGATATTAATGTCCATTACGACAGTAAGGCAGTATTTAAGGTTCCGGATTGTGTTTTTATGTGCAAGTCATTGAAAAGTTTGAACCTAGATATATCATGTAGGATTATTCTACCAAATTCTTTATGTTTAGTTCGTCTCAAGTATCTGAAACTGAAAGACTCTTCATTAAACAACGAAGAACAAATTCAAAAGTTATTGTCAAGCTGTCCTGTTTTGGAACATCTGGAGTTAAGTGATGTTAGTAGTAATGGTCATATAAACATCTCTATTTCTTCTCTAACGCTTAAGCATTTTGGATTGCATATCAAGTATAATAAACTGTGTCACAATAAATTGAGGTTATCTGCTCCAAATCTTTTGTCGTTCGCTTCATCAAGTCTGGACTTTGTTTTGCTGGATAATGTTTCTTCTCTACTCTCTGCTGATACTGATGTACAAGTAAAACCAAGAAATGCCGACTTTCCTGTGGCATATACTTGGCAAGGATTAGAATTTCTTGAAGTACTTCGTAATGTGAAGGATTTAACTATATCgtttcttccggttgag GATGTCAGAAGAATTCCAGAACTGTTGCAAAATCAGCCTTTTCAATTCTCTAATCTGCTACATTTTAAGCTGCGAAAGATGAGTCTCTCACCACATTCTATGCATGCGATAGCCTCCCTGCTCAAGATCATGCCCTGTATTGAATCCTTTACATTGGAACTTCCTCAG GATCGCAACATAAACGAGTATTCTGATGATGACGAATCTGATGAGGGGTCAGATTCGGATTCCGATTTGGAACCAGAGTTGGAGCCGGATAATGATGTG TTAACTCTCAGTTTAGAAGAATCGCCATCAACCTACACCCTGAAACGTCTCAAGTCTGTCGAGATTAGTGGGCTAAAAGGAAGTGATTTCGAACTTGAGTTTATCGGAATTTTGTTGAAGAATGCCATGCTTTTGGAGAGAATGGTTCTTCACCACTGCAAACCTAGATCCAGTAGAGATAAGTATTTTTATAAGGATAACGTTAAGAAGTTTCATCAGAAGGTAATGCGTTTCCCAAGGGTCTCTTTTGCTTCCAAGGTGGCATTCTATTTCTTCTCTTAG